The following nucleotide sequence is from Salvia splendens isolate huo1 chromosome 2, SspV2, whole genome shotgun sequence.
gaagtaatattgcactgcctttccaaattcgaaattacaagtattccgggtttccttttatttgtttaattcatttctcgtgcttaagatagaaacatccattaattaattaatgtctgctattgacttaattaattaacatattttaatttccaagagtggacttagcaagaaactcttatttattattcatagagtaatcaaactccaactagctaggttccgaataataaagctttgtttcgagctcctcttgtggatgttatcaaacgagactctcctcgcgcatgattcaatataatagcaatcctagcaccgccagataatgatcaccactacccaatatacctggatcgttgggtgacgaaaaacccgcacctttggtaagtcaaagtagtagatactcaatatcgtatgcttaatgctaacgtacattgattaagaaattaattatcaagacctcgtctttcagtagatagcataaagacttgtctttctgttagatccattcagtgctatactacaccaacgtcatcatatttcaataaggcttagaaataatcggactgacattgcaacctttcacgataggtagtctaggcatatctaggttgtgaaattcttatttttctttgttcaagaCTGACCGCGTatcttaaattgagcgcagcccacaaccggtctactaaaacaaagacttagtgATTTAGGAACCTTTTCCGTGACATTTGCCATACTGTGCCACATGCACCATCTGTGACGTGTATTCACAAGAACCTTTTCAACAGCAACTTTCATACCCAAGTCTTGATTAGTAATTATCATCTTGGGAGCTATGCCCATGCACTTGACAAACTGCTCCAAAGGACACTGCTCGCCCATGATTGTACTTCCTAGTGAACGGAGCAAAAATCATACAAGAAAATGTTGAGGattgataaattttattttcaagaaaatcaaggtTTGTTTTTTAATACGTTGTTCATGCATAAGAAAAAATTGAGTTTTGCATCTTGGACTAGTTGGACATTTCTTGTTATTGCTTTTGTATTTTTTCTGTTTCAGACCAAggcttcttttttttctcattgGGTTGGACCAGCtattacttatttttatttcggCCCAAAATCTAGTTGATCTTCCACGATTGAGATCTTCCACGATTGACGACATACTATAACATCATTTTATCCCTTCGTCTGATTCAAGGTAACaacttttcctttttatttgtcccaATTAAGATAGTCACTTTCCGATTTTGGAAATAACATCCTCTCTcgtctctcctcattaaaatattcaattaaatttttcttctctactttattccacctaataacattttctaaaattccGTGATATTCAAGAATGTGGCCATCTtaaatggaacggagggagtaactaatAAGAGTATAATTGTTTTAGTCCTCGGGTATACCTATGTGAAACATTTGTTTCACTTTTCCATTAGCTATAAGCCATGGCAACCTCTCCTACGCGCCATCCGCTCACGCTCCAATCCCATGCTCGGTGATGACATGCTTTTTCAATAATATGATTGGTAATTATTAGATATATTGGAATTTGACCATATTTCATGATTGAAATGACTATTCGATTACATGCATATGCATTACTAGTTAGTTACATCATTTAACTTAGTAAACATTTGTACAATACTCCATcggtcccaagttacttgagtcgtatttcatTTTGAGTCGTTCCAAGTtatttgagtcatttctctttttggctaaaactagacatctaatcacacctactttattatttcttttactttaacctctcttactttattctctcatccactttgttttattttatttaacttacTAAATACAACtgtcgaaaagaaatgcatcaagtaacgtgagacggagggagtatatcattaGAAAACTTTGAACAGATTATTGTAACTTATACAAACTGACAGTTTTCCCTaaaataaatatctttacatagagatttaacaaataaatatgaACTTGTACTCTCCAATAAATTTATTAAGTATATACTAGGTAGAATATGGGTGCGTTATATTTGTTAACGCTATcctaaattgctaactacaattaaataatggaCATTGGATCATGAAATCAATGCACATGATCATTCATTCATGAGTATCAATACAATACagataaaatatcaattatgggtattaatgtcaattgaccaaaagttagttataactaactttttaaaaatgtctacaaattttaaataattataactatctctatttaaaatatttttttacccaacttatatcaaattaaaaataattttataaggattctaatgagatctcacttgcatatattccgatgtcaaaaatttttttttttgaattttcatatttttgaaGAAATAGCTCAATGTCAATGTAGCTAttataatatgtcaatataatacatatacaatgtcaaagctaaattgtgttgacatattcaatgaatcgtattgatatgtttaatactccctccgtcccaagataagcgactcacattcctttttgggacgtcccaagataagtgaatcatttccttttttggcattctctcttactttttctcaatactttattcactctcttattttattcactttccaCTTGCTAACAAAACTCCATTTtcttaagagtgaactacataaatggtacctgatctttcactttcgcacataaataatacctgatctttattttatattgtttttggtACATAaataaagagtgaggagaatgagagaagatatgataatatcacttttggtactagtgTTGTGTATTCCCAAAACATCCTTtatgacacaaatggaaaaatgtatttgtttagagGACATTTTGGGAAGAAAAATCTcatcaggtaccaaaaatgtaatTTATAGGTAGCAAAAACGATTTAAAATAAAGATCAAGTActatttatgtgcgaaagtgaaagattaGGTACTATTtctgtagttcactcttttcttaaatcccgtgccaaAAAGTTTTggctcacttatcttgggacggagtgagtacactatattgatattttgatccaaaaacctaattttgatagttttcttatctttttaaatttaaataataataatacgaaattacacatgacaatttatagaccactagatttctacAAATCATATggttttaaattagttgtagttaacaattaaagattgagttagcaattgatcactccaaGTCTCGAATATACAACTAAATTTGTGTATGTCAAATTGAATCTAATTCATATTTTCGGATTTTTCGATTTGAAAATAACCATTTCAAACCGAACAAAAAATTTGAGTTtccaagaaaattaaaattaaaattaaaattaaaatagaacgTGATATGTCAAGCTAAAAAAAAACTCGTTTAACAAACGTATGTATTAATTTAATTGCAAAAACAAGTTAATAACATCAAACATAAACTTAATTAgtccatttaattaattaaatatcaagTTTAATTCCACCTGCAGTCAGTATATTAGCATAACAAAGCAACAAGCTCTTGCCATCAAAATTAGTGAGAAAAATGGCTACTTGGTAGGAAAAGACGGTCTTCATCGCTCTCATTGTTGCGATTGTCATTCCAATTTGGTAGGCCCAAAAACAAAGATCTTGAAGATCAGATGACTCCAACTCAAACGATGCGGAGCAGTATTTGAGAGATTTTTGCTCTGAAACCGATACATCTGACGCATGTTTGAATATCGTGAAATTTTCGATTCGACCACAATGGAGACATGAAAATAATCGAATTGGCCTTGGACTATCCAAGGAATTCCGAGATCGGCTCAAACAGAGGCACTAAGGACTCCAACGACGACAGATTGAAGGAAAGGTGCCGCTCGTGCTCCTCCAATTACAACGACATCAATCGCGACCTCCAAGATCGTTACTGAGGATTTTAGAATCTGATGACTACCTTCATCACTCTAATTGTTGCGATTGCTATTTCAATGTGCACCAATAAGGCTTGTATATGTTATAACCACTAGGCTGCATATTTCGGGAAGGAAGTTCGTTAAACACATCCTTTGCTTGTCTGAGTTTACCATCATTGCACAATCCTTCAATGAAGATATTATAAGTTACTATGTCTACAATAATGCCTTTGTTTTCCATGGTATGCAACATGGAATACGATGGTCGATGAACACTGCACAAACCATGTAACAAGATTCCATAAGTTGTTGTCTTAGGATAAACTTGTAGAGCTTCCATATCTTTGAACAGCTTCAGGCCCGGCCCTCTTCACACCGGCCTTCGCCAAATAAGGACTCTAGCATTATGCTATAAGAAACCACATCGCGCTCTAACCCTTTGGTGCGGATCATGGTAAAAATACGACTTACTTCATCAATTCGTCCCAACTTGCTGTACCCATTCATCAAATTATTGTAGCTTCTTATATCAGGCTTGATGCCAGATTTCACTGAGAGTTGGAAAATGTTTCTAGCTTTCTCTACCTCGCCCAGCAAACAATATCCATTCATCAATGCATTCTATGTAACAATGTTGGGTTGAACATCAATTTGCCTCATCTTGACCAGCATATGCTCAGCCTCTTCCATCTTTCCTTCTCGGCAAAGAGCATCTACAAGTAACCACATTTGGGAAGACTTTATTCGATATCATCTTCCTTAACATGGCTTCAGCCTCTTTTCCTCTACTATGATTGCATAACCCCTCAATTATTGAATTATATGTCACTAACAGCGGGTGAAATCCCCCTCTCACCCAAGGTGGAGAAGAgttggagagcatggtcgacctTTCTATCTTTGCACAAGCCATCAATAACTATGTTATAAGCATACACATTAGGTTTGTAGCTTCCCTTTTCCAATCGACTAAGCAGATCAAGCGCCTAAAGAGTACCTCCAGCTTTGCACACCCCATTAAGCATAGTATTATACGTATTGGGATTGCACAGTTGCTCCGCAGACAACTTCCAACAAAGCTTTGCAGCCTATGGGATCCTTCTGGCCAATAAATGCCCTTTGATGAGAGTGTTAAAAGTTACCACATCTGGTTTGTAGCCATGTTTGAAGAATCTGCCTAAAATAGAAAACCAAAATCAGGTCTTTTCAGTCGAGCAAAGCAGTCGATCGCAAGACTCAATGTGTAGTGATCTACAGGAGCACCCCTTTGAAGCATTTCGTCGAACAGGTGAAGTGCAAGTGAGTATTGCTTCATCTTGACCACGGCACTCAATAACTTGTTGAAATCAATAACAGAAGAGGGCGGATGCATTCTCAACATATTCCGGAATCGATCGATGGCATCATCGGGCTCACGTATACAGCTGAAATCAAATCCGGGATAAGTGGAAAAGCATCGAATTTGGTGATAATGCATAACCCCTCTATGTTTACACCAACAATCTGATAGAAATCTTCGGAAGATCAGTGCTGATTTCAAAGACATGATTTTGATTGTCGATCTGGAATTCTTGGGTTAATTTGAAATCATAGGTTTAATAGAATTTGGTAAAAAAACTGGAAAATGAAAATGGCGATGCTAATTTTTCGGTCAATGTTGACAGTGCAAGGCTAAAAGTATGGGTTTCGTTGAAGGGGGGCGGATGCATTCTCAACATATTTTGGAATTGATCGACGGCATTATCGGGCTCATGTATACAGCTGAAACCAAATCTGGGATAAGCAGAAAAGCTGGCTAAATTCCAAGAAACTACCTCCCGGGGTAGTATCCGCCGTTTGTTCCCGCAAAAAAAAAATGGTTTTCAGAAAGGGGAAAGACGCGTGAGCTTCTTGCGTGTTTACTTATAGACGCGTCTTCCTCTCGCGTCTCTAAACATACACGCATCAACCAATCGCGTCTCTGAACATACACACATCAGCCACTGGCTTCTCTAAACATACGCGCATCAACCTGATGCGTGTCTCCCTTGGATACAACAATATCAGTCCAGGCTGCTTCTCTGCCTCTCATAGAACGCGAAAACCAGGCCAGACTGCTTCTGCTTCGTCGCCCCATTCACCCCAACCAACTAAAATCGAACCCTAATCCGACATTTAGCTGCTCCCATTCCAAtttgaagtgttgttaggtaactTTCTACCCTTAGTTTCGATTATTATTGGTATATTTTAGTTGGGTATAAGATTTATGGTTCAtggtttgaaattttttgttgaatttggtgttgaattattcaatttggttggttttttgttgaatttggttgtatttgatgttgaattattcaatttagttgattttttgttgaataaCTGAATAtggttgaatttggtgttaatttgttgaatttggttgatattttgttgaattattgaatttggatgaatttggttttgaattattgaatttggttgaatttttgTTGAATCTATGGCCAGGAAATATTGCGAGGAAATCCACTATAGTCCATTCACACAAAATAATTGCTACTCTTACTCATTTGATTGAGAATTCTACGTTGGATACAATACTAGAGTTTGAATATTTtgattgattaaattttattttaactttattttttaccatgaaatttaaattaagttatatttttattaattttatgaagattTGTTAAATTTTTGTAAGttaagttatatttttattttgatatcaATAGAATGAGAAAGTAGTGAAATATTTGTTTGTATAGAATTTTGCTTTATAATAAAACATGTTGTTGAATGGTTGATTATATTAGGATGTCGCGATATGGACCAGAAGATCCTTCTGTATTGCATTATCAGCACAGTCATATATCTCGCAAGGCGTGGGCAGGCGACGAAACAACTCCTTTCAATATTCGGCTCTTTGAGGGCTATTTTTGGGAAATAGATAATCATCACTGACGCGTGATTGATTATGTCTGCAGATTTGGTTTTGGTGGAGTTTTTTACTGTGGGAAGGCTCTAGATGTAGATCATGCTTTGATCACAGCTTTggttgaacgttggaggccagagacacaTACATTCCATCTTCCCGTAGGAGAAACTACTATTACATTACAGGACGTTCAAGTATTATGGGCTCTACGTGTAGATGGAGTACCCTTTACAAGAAATGGTTATTGTGAATCTGGGTGGAAGAGTTTATGTGATGAACTGTTGGGCTTCTATCCCCTTCAAAGCGAGATGAAGGAAAACGGTATATTGGCATCGGCTCTAATACATAGGATGTCAATTGAACCGTTAGAAGATGGTCTGGAAGACGAAGCCTACATTCAACGGGCACGTATGATTGTGCTTGTGCTATTGGGAGGGTTGATATTACCCGACGGCTCAGGGTGTAAGATACCCCTGATGTGGTTGACCCAACTTCGAGATGTAGAGACTGCCTCTATGATTAGTTGAGCGAGTGCTGCACTTGCTACATTATATCATAATCTTTGTGAGGCGTTCATGGGTAAAAGGATAGACATTGTAGGTCCGACAATACTCCTATAGCTGTGGGTGTGGGAGAGGATGCCCACTTTGAGACCCGATTTTGTGATGACACGTATACATACAAACAACACTCCATGTGCATTAATGTAAGTTTGTTGTTTCCTCTCTTTTGTGTATTTAATGACAACATATTAAATTGGAAACTTATCTCATTGTAGGTGGACTGGCTCATATATGATAAACAAAGCCCCCAAACATTATGTTCGACATTATCGTGAACAGTTATCATTACTCCAAAAATAGCCAGGTAAAATGAATAATGTTTTGATGTATATTTGTGTAATATGATATATATTTGTGTAATAGTTTGATGTAAACTTGTtattgtagtttatttggatgcCATATGTGGACCGTCAATTGCCAGACTCCTGCCTCGAGATAAACAACAGTTGGAGATCTGTGACGTACATGGTTTGTTGGGCTATTGTCGAAGCACATGAGCCTGAGCGCGTTGTGAGACAATTTGGAGGCACTCCGTTCATTCCAGAATTGTGTGATTGGGGTTTCAATGAAACTCGTTTCAAAACAAATCCTCGTGGAAAAGCTAAGACGGACTGGGCTATGCAGAACAAGGCTTACATTCAACATTGGGAGAGAAGGTCGGAGTTCGTGTCTAATCATTACATGGAGCCTCTTGAAGACCACGTTCAGGTGATTAGAACTCAATTATATATGGAGTGGTATTTTAAAATAACTATTACATATATCACAATGCCGAGTAGGTTTCCAGAAGTAGGGATGAACACTGTTGCATCATCATCAACACTCCAAGTAAGTATTGTATTTTTATAGCtgttgtttcatttttaaagTATTTATGTTATTAACTATTCACGTTTTATTTGTTAGAGGCTGAGACATTGGCCCGTGTATTTCAATTGTCGCGCGGTTTTGACCCAGAGGACGCCGTAGGATTGTTGCATGAGATTAACAATCTTGTTCTTAACTGCCTTACCGATTGCGGTGAGAGTGAACGCACGGTCATACCTTCCACACAACGCACTGATGTGGATATGTCCCGGGGTTTTATCCGAAGAGCTCGCGGTATTGGTTAAAGAGGTGTCCGAACAGGCAGGCATGGTTATTCACGGCATTCCAGAATGTCCCAAGACATGCCAGGGTCATCACAAGCCGCAAATgatgaaaatattaattcaaaTGACAACATAGATTTGGATACATTAATCGACAATTTTGCTGCTGAGCCCGAAATGCAAAATCCACCAGCATCAGATCCCTCTAGTTGGTTTCCTACCTGGTCAGACGCGCCATAGTCTAGTTGGGTGACTCCCTTTGATAGAGTTGGGCTACCATGGCAGCCTGCTACACATGATTCATTCTTCTCAGATGTCCATATCGTGCACTCTCCAACAAATGAGGAATTGAAtgatgctgctgctgatgatgatgatgatgttgatgataATGATGATGACTATGCTGATGATGCTCTTGAGAGTTCTGCACACTTGGAGCGTCCCAGAAGTAGTGCCTACGTGGAGCGCCCCACGATGAGAGAACATATTGACCCTCCTAGGAGTAGTGTACAACTTGATCGACCTAGCAGTAGTGCACACACGTCCCGTCCCGACAAGGAACGCTCCAGGACAAGTTTGTCTCAGACAATTATGGGCATGTTCCCGCGTAGAAGGTCTAGCCGTGACAACAGAGGAAAAGGCCCGATTAAATATACACCATCGTCATTTAGGGAGCCAATTAGAATTCATATGTATTGTTACAGGTGGATTGTGATGTGTATTTTTCAAGCTTTTATATCAATGAACTAATATCACACAAGCTTCATAAAATAGCTCTAAAGTTACAACTTTCTGCAAGAGAACATTGCTCCTAACAACATTTAGATGAATCAATTCCAGTAGTACACCTTTTTTTATTCCTCCAAAACTGCCGCAAGAAACTGCCGAATAGCAGTTAGAATTcataacgcccgaccgggcgaaggtGGGACAGAAAATCGCCCGACctggcgaactttctggacacCTCGTggaaatcgcccgaccgggcgaaattgGGACAGAAAATCgtccgaccgggcgaactttctggacagCTCCTGGAATTCACCCTACCTGGTGTTTTGGTGATgtcaaaacacccgaccgggtgtttgtTCTGGATGCCGCATGCCTTACTCATTTCACCCGACCGGGAAAAGTATAGGAAATTTTTCGTAACAAGATGATTTTTTACGTCCTAAACATGGTTAGAAAATCTAAAAAACTGTTCGTCAACCTAATAAAATTCAAGCCTCAAACACGATTCTCAAATATAATATGACTACACAACACGTCCTACAGTGCACTTTCTTCTATTGTGTCTGGTCTCTCCACAAAGGCGGCATCGAGGAGGAGCTCTTGGCGCATCTTCTTTGCGCTCATCCATTTGGTTCTGTATCCTGTTTCTGTTGTATCGCCCACGTGAACAAGGAAGTAGCCGTGCTGGTGAACATTCCAACGTCCATTCGGGTTCataccaataatcttggtgtctcaATGGACGAAACGCAACTGCATAAAATTGCAACCGTAAGGCGTGATAGTAATGTAAGAATAAGAAGTATTTAAATAACATACCTGCGTACTGCTGAATCCAAACATCTGTATGGTATCGGGAATCAACATGACTAATTATGTCATCACTGCGTTCTCTCAGCACCGCAACAGCGTGAGAGCAAGGCATTCTCCAGGTTTGCCACTTTCCACATGAGCATCTCTTTTCACGATAATCCACAACATGTATATTATGGCCTCTACCCGGACCTCTGTGATAGGTTAGCACCTCATAAGTTCCTTGTGCTATGCTTGTAGTCCTAACATGATGACGTCTCCCTCGACGGTCATTCTTCTAAAATAACTCCCAAGCCCACGGTGTCAAAGGCGTCTGACATTGTTTGGCTAGAGTCGTTCGATTAACAAACCAGTTGATGGTCCGGCAGAATGTAATATCAATGATAGCTCTAATTGGGAGTTCCCTCGTAGATAACAACACATTGTTATAACACTCGGCCATGTTAGTAGATGTCTCACCCCATCGACGAAGTTCATCGTGTGCCATAGTCCACTGCGATCTATCTATGGTGGTTTCGAGGTACATCAGAGCTTCTGGACTCACCTTTTCTAATTCACGCCTTGCAGTCCAATATCTCCGCTCCTCAATTACTTCACCCATTATCCATACTCATTTCTTCACTCGGGTGGCCTTTGTGTCTTTGTAACACATTCGATCTAACGTGAGTTAAACAGTATCGATGATAACCAACTGGTACCTCTTTCCACACATCAGACTGCATGGCATTTATAATGCCTTGATGTCTGTCTGATATTATGCACACTTCATGGTCATGCTTTATAATATGCACTCTGACCAGATTCAAAAACCAACTCCAACTCTCATttgtttcttcatcaacaatagCAAAAACAACAGGCAAACAGTTCTTATTTGCATCGTAACCTACTGCAGTAAGTAGTTTACCTTTCAGTCTTCCACGCAAGTGACTCCCATCAACTGATAAGACCGGCTTTGCTAGTTGGAACGCCACTATTGCTGGCCCAAATGCCAAAAATACGTACCGGAACACCTTTGTATTACCTTGACTCAATATAGGGtcattgataagtcgtattctaggcctaggttacgggtcagtatgatgtgcataattgaattatatctgcaaaactagttgcttaagtgtgcagggtaagcgttctagccattaggcagagtttcagacacttcaagtgaaaagggcgtcaagacgattacgtactgaccagtatacatgcaaaaatgactcgagatggagaaggaggatagctggggcTGCTCAATCACAactaagggcaaagaagtcatttcaccgcaaggtcttaccctaaaaatcaagggtaagcctccctataaaaggaagccacttggagagaaataaaagATCATCGAaggttcatcatcatcacttttaggagagttctctcggagtttagtctttcagcccagtccagaatctcgttcctcgccactgccatggtcacttgaagatctagatgttcccggagttccaaatcgtccgttccagccagcaagaccgtagcttagagatttcatcgcccggagtggcaaaacacttttattcgctttcgtagtttaatttacttgttttccttacgttggatctttgttgcttttggatgtTTTCTGCCTTTGAAGTACTTGTCgaagatctgaacgtgtttatgccatgaagttgatttccgtttcggttattgtgatgatttcttttccttcctattccgcctagttagcttagatctaaggttccttggtgttttaagtgctgaatcttttcGTTCCTTGTTTCCGTCGCAATTTTCCtttagttaaacgtggaactgttcgatcgtgagtgaatcgctgcatgtgaagtttagtttgagtgcgtttcgtttcctgctgaccagtacgcggagttgcagtttctgtgttttgatttcagatttagtgttcttatttgtggatctgtgttcgcgaattgataagctgtgtttccgtgttgaatctggaattattttctgattttagtttgtgttgttgaagaagaagatgtccatgtctaatgttggggaccactttgctttttagatgctttttgctttttgtcctttacttttagttataacctgcagatctgtcggcctagtcaccatgactaccactaccctctgaatattatgtctagcccaaaatagaatctcgtaccttccaaatattttctgttacaaaaatgtctccccatttccacgtacacagccgcctgtccaacacctttcccacctcctagtcagtagagtaccacctttaaattccagcctagataagtcttaacccaaagcgtggtagctaaccaaaccatccagaatatcaccacaatagttttaacgcaccatctctgtgggattcgacccttaccaccaccaTACTgctcagtagaagtgggttgaggaatctttgaagcctgggtctaggcttagttaggatctctatcctgaccagtaggatatatccttgcttgaacgacacctaagtaCCCAtggtcctttcaaatggcgccgttgccggggatggatggcgt
It contains:
- the LOC121780778 gene encoding uncharacterized protein LOC121780778; translated protein: MFDIIVNSYHYSKNSQFIWMPYVDRQLPDSCLEINNSWRSVTYMVCWAIVEAHEPERVVRQFGGTPFIPELCDWGFNETRFKTNPRGKAKTDWAMQNKAYIQHWERRSEFVSNHYMEPLEDHVQVSRSRDEHCCIIINTPKAETLARVFQLSRGFDPEDAVGLLHEINNLVLNCLTDCGESERTVIPSTQRTDVDMSRGFIRRARGIG